In Haloterrigena turkmenica DSM 5511, a single genomic region encodes these proteins:
- a CDS encoding oligosaccharide flippase family protein, with protein sequence MANRLISNIVSDFGGRVIHVVSTGLLLLVLTRILGPESYGLLAFALSVFSFSRFISESGLPWAAARFIAEDRDDATERAVAAVVESWVLVAIASLAVAVALLVGADFLAALLNETGLAGLLFVGSGYVLFYTLYRYNRAILQGYEAISATAKLHAIKGGMTLALVTAAVLLRPTPTAAVVGYVVAYGLATLLGHWMVWRVSDLDRASITGDGEVRMNILRYNVPLSVTRLSAEVDGHLDTILVGFLTNPTQVAFYTIGKQISQFTRVPAASIGFALSPSYGAESSKGETEAAASVYEESLRKTLTLYVPACVGILVIADPAIVLIFGDGYAGGILVVQILSLFVFFEALENISGPALDYLGRARSRAILKATTSTGNVALNLALIPIFGAAGAAVATVITYGTYAICTVGIVYTELPFDYRKVAHCFTTSLGISVGIAAIVLAFLHVLSGYVGLVVAIAASGVVWLVACQAFDLIDVDQVAEQLTG encoded by the coding sequence ATGGCGAACAGACTGATATCGAACATCGTCTCCGATTTCGGTGGTCGCGTCATCCACGTCGTATCGACCGGACTCCTGTTGCTCGTACTCACGCGGATCCTCGGGCCGGAGTCGTACGGACTACTCGCGTTCGCGCTCTCGGTCTTCTCCTTCTCTCGGTTCATCAGCGAATCGGGGCTGCCGTGGGCCGCGGCGCGGTTCATCGCCGAGGACAGGGACGACGCCACCGAGCGCGCCGTCGCCGCGGTCGTCGAATCGTGGGTCCTCGTCGCGATCGCGTCGCTGGCCGTCGCCGTCGCCCTGCTCGTCGGCGCCGACTTCCTCGCGGCGCTGCTGAACGAGACGGGCCTCGCCGGCCTGTTGTTCGTCGGCTCGGGCTACGTCCTGTTCTACACGCTCTACCGGTACAACCGAGCCATCCTGCAGGGGTACGAAGCGATTTCCGCCACAGCGAAGTTGCACGCGATAAAGGGAGGCATGACCCTGGCGCTCGTGACGGCCGCCGTCCTGCTCCGACCGACGCCGACGGCGGCCGTCGTGGGCTACGTAGTCGCCTACGGCCTCGCGACACTGCTGGGCCACTGGATGGTCTGGCGAGTCAGCGACCTCGATCGGGCGAGCATCACCGGCGACGGCGAGGTCCGAATGAACATCCTCCGGTACAACGTGCCCCTGAGCGTCACGCGACTCTCCGCCGAGGTCGACGGCCACCTCGACACGATCCTCGTGGGCTTTCTCACGAATCCGACGCAGGTCGCGTTCTACACGATCGGGAAACAGATCAGCCAGTTCACGCGCGTCCCCGCGGCCTCGATCGGTTTCGCGCTCTCGCCTTCCTACGGGGCAGAGTCGTCGAAGGGAGAGACCGAGGCGGCCGCCTCGGTGTACGAGGAGAGTCTTCGCAAGACGCTGACGCTGTACGTGCCCGCCTGCGTCGGCATCCTCGTTATCGCCGACCCGGCCATCGTGCTGATCTTCGGGGACGGCTACGCTGGCGGCATCCTCGTCGTCCAGATCCTCTCGCTGTTCGTCTTCTTCGAGGCCCTCGAGAACATCTCCGGGCCCGCGCTGGACTATCTCGGGCGAGCGCGGTCGCGGGCGATCCTCAAGGCGACGACGTCGACCGGGAACGTCGCCCTGAACCTCGCCCTGATCCCGATCTTCGGAGCCGCCGGGGCTGCGGTCGCGACCGTGATCACGTACGGCACCTACGCGATCTGTACGGTCGGGATCGTCTACACCGAACTCCCCTTCGACTACCGGAAGGTGGCCCACTGCTTCACGACGTCACTGGGGATCAGCGTCGGGATAGCCGCGATCGTCCTGGCGTTCCTGCACGTTCTCTCGGGGTACGTCGGCCTCGTCGTCGCGATCGCCGCCAGCGGCGTCGTCTGGCTGGTCGCCTGCCAGGCCTTCGATCTCATCGACGTCGATCAGGTCGCGGAGCAGCTCACGGGCTGA
- a CDS encoding DUF1616 domain-containing protein produces MSDTTANRNRSARTERVPPDLAAVVVATLLVVVAAFAPVIRETPLRVPVGIAFVLFVPGYALIAALFPERNRVAVADADGGDASETTDGGRTRVLGAGTGLDGVDRLSLSVLASVILVSTVGVAIHYTPWPIQAGPVVAVVAVATLLLSWIAVRRRRALAPSVAFAVPVERWRSTVRGAVRDPDSRADVVLTGLLVLAVGIALASVGFAAVGPGFGGADGADGHSALFLEHDGDLLTNESAVLETDDAANVTVGVENEEGRTVDYTVVAVTQQLEGDGENVSVANETELERRGIEVDDGDTRRLEYELESAAVDDAADDTRVVWLLYADEVPDDPSTETAEAYVTLSLSDGSDG; encoded by the coding sequence ATGTCAGACACCACTGCGAACCGGAATCGGTCCGCGCGGACCGAGAGGGTACCGCCGGATCTCGCGGCGGTCGTCGTGGCGACGCTGCTCGTCGTCGTCGCCGCGTTCGCGCCGGTGATCCGCGAGACGCCGCTGCGCGTCCCCGTCGGCATCGCCTTCGTCCTCTTCGTTCCCGGCTACGCGCTCATCGCAGCACTGTTTCCCGAACGGAATCGAGTCGCCGTCGCCGACGCGGACGGCGGCGATGCGAGCGAGACGACCGACGGAGGGCGAACCCGCGTCCTCGGTGCCGGCACCGGCCTCGACGGCGTCGATCGCCTCTCACTGTCGGTCCTCGCCAGCGTGATCCTCGTCTCGACGGTCGGCGTCGCGATCCACTACACGCCCTGGCCCATCCAGGCCGGCCCGGTCGTCGCCGTCGTCGCGGTCGCCACGCTACTGCTGTCGTGGATCGCCGTCCGCCGTCGGCGAGCGCTCGCCCCGTCGGTCGCGTTCGCCGTTCCGGTCGAGCGCTGGCGGTCGACGGTTCGGGGCGCCGTCCGCGACCCCGACAGCCGCGCCGACGTCGTGCTGACCGGGCTGCTGGTTCTCGCCGTCGGAATCGCGCTGGCGAGCGTCGGCTTCGCCGCTGTCGGTCCCGGATTCGGTGGTGCCGACGGCGCCGATGGTCACTCGGCCCTGTTCCTCGAGCACGACGGCGACCTCCTGACCAACGAATCGGCCGTCCTCGAGACCGACGACGCGGCGAACGTCACCGTCGGCGTCGAGAACGAGGAGGGGCGGACGGTCGACTACACCGTCGTCGCCGTCACACAGCAACTCGAGGGCGACGGCGAGAACGTCTCCGTCGCGAACGAAACCGAACTCGAGCGCCGCGGGATCGAGGTCGACGACGGCGACACCCGACGCCTCGAGTACGAACTCGAGTCCGCGGCGGTCGACGACGCCGCGGACGACACGCGGGTCGTCTGGCTGCTCTACGCGGACGAGGTGCCCGACGACCCGTCGACGGAGACCGCCGAGGCGTACGTGACGCTGTCGCTGTCGGACGGGTCGGACGGCTGA
- a CDS encoding sensor histidine kinase: MTDSGPPEGEREGDPERSFVSRVARSVVLGVVRRSYALKLALALFVVVLLIAGIGAVSYVQIQGIIEADAEETLRSTATIQSDAVGEWVNGIESQTRGIATSDVYGTRDREAIRDHLRDSQALAGEDVVGVHYVDPESDEIVASTDSDYEGESVATAVPAWSDPIERATAEDGDDGLIAPSDRAYERNGRLLMAFAGPVRVGDGVLVVVADVRQGFEQLYRSETITTTRVLTADGREVAAPRQIRPTPLSDSSAFEIARDGKTAIHDRESDVLAFAPVDGTDWIVVAEAPKTRLYEAGETVGRNVAFLAVASLAALAVVGLVVGRGTVLPLIRLRERTRALEAGEFDVDLRTDREDEIGRLFTSFAAMRDTLRTQIRETEAARERAERSSRKLARQNERLDQFASTVSHDLRNPLNVADGYRDLLESKLADAESEDVDLEELREYATRIDESHARMETIIDDVLALAREENTIDDTVSVDLESIATDAWATVDHEDATLSVVGSRTFEADRDRLLRVFENLFRNSMEHGTTSAASRTEHPVVQQGGPSVSLEVGPTETGFYVADDGPGIPTDAVNDVFEYGATTAEDGTGFGLAIVESIVSAHDWTIAVDESHDDGAKFVVSDVGDE; this comes from the coding sequence ATGACAGATTCGGGTCCACCGGAGGGGGAACGCGAGGGGGATCCGGAACGGTCGTTCGTCTCGCGAGTCGCGCGCTCGGTCGTGCTCGGTGTCGTCCGCCGCAGCTACGCGCTGAAACTCGCGCTCGCGCTCTTCGTCGTCGTCCTGTTGATCGCCGGCATCGGCGCGGTCAGTTACGTCCAGATTCAGGGGATCATCGAAGCGGACGCGGAGGAGACGCTCCGATCGACCGCGACGATCCAGTCAGACGCCGTCGGCGAGTGGGTCAACGGAATCGAGAGCCAGACGCGCGGGATCGCGACGTCGGACGTCTACGGCACTCGAGACCGGGAGGCGATCCGGGACCACCTGCGGGACTCGCAGGCGCTGGCCGGCGAGGACGTCGTGGGCGTCCACTACGTGGATCCGGAGAGTGACGAGATCGTCGCGAGCACCGATTCGGACTACGAGGGAGAGTCGGTCGCGACGGCGGTCCCGGCCTGGAGCGATCCGATCGAGCGAGCGACCGCCGAGGACGGCGACGACGGCCTGATCGCGCCGTCCGATCGCGCCTACGAACGCAACGGCCGCCTGCTGATGGCGTTCGCCGGGCCGGTTCGCGTCGGCGACGGCGTGCTCGTCGTCGTCGCCGACGTCCGGCAGGGGTTCGAACAGCTCTACCGGTCGGAGACGATCACGACGACGCGGGTCCTGACCGCCGACGGCCGAGAGGTGGCCGCTCCGCGCCAGATCCGGCCGACACCGCTCTCGGACTCGTCGGCGTTCGAAATCGCTCGCGACGGGAAGACGGCGATTCACGACCGCGAGTCCGACGTGCTCGCGTTCGCTCCGGTCGACGGCACTGACTGGATCGTCGTCGCCGAGGCCCCCAAGACGCGGCTCTACGAGGCCGGCGAGACCGTCGGTCGGAACGTCGCCTTCCTGGCGGTCGCCTCGCTCGCCGCCCTCGCCGTCGTCGGGCTCGTCGTGGGCCGCGGGACCGTCCTCCCGCTGATCCGACTGCGCGAGCGGACCCGAGCGCTCGAGGCCGGCGAGTTCGACGTCGATCTTCGAACCGACCGCGAAGACGAGATCGGGCGACTGTTCACCTCCTTCGCGGCGATGCGAGACACGCTCCGAACACAGATCCGGGAGACCGAAGCGGCGCGAGAGCGGGCCGAACGCTCCAGTCGGAAACTCGCGCGCCAGAACGAGCGCCTCGACCAGTTCGCGAGTACGGTCAGCCACGACCTGCGCAACCCGCTGAACGTCGCGGACGGCTACCGGGACCTCCTCGAGTCGAAGCTCGCCGACGCCGAATCCGAGGACGTCGACCTCGAAGAACTCCGGGAGTACGCGACGCGGATCGACGAGTCCCACGCGCGCATGGAGACGATCATCGACGACGTGCTGGCGCTCGCCCGAGAGGAGAACACCATCGACGACACCGTCTCGGTCGACCTCGAGTCGATCGCGACCGACGCCTGGGCGACCGTCGACCACGAGGACGCGACGCTGTCGGTGGTCGGCAGCCGAACGTTCGAGGCCGATCGGGACCGGCTCCTGCGCGTATTCGAGAACCTCTTCCGCAATTCCATGGAACACGGTACCACGAGCGCCGCCTCGCGAACGGAGCACCCCGTCGTCCAGCAGGGCGGCCCGAGCGTCAGCCTCGAGGTTGGCCCAACGGAGACGGGGTTCTACGTCGCCGACGACGGTCCCGGCATCCCGACGGACGCCGTCAACGACGTCTTCGAGTACGGAGCAACGACGGCCGAGGACGGGACCGGGTTCGGGCTGGCCATCGTCGAGAGCATCGTCTCGGCACACGACTGGACGATCGCCGTCGACGAGAGCCACGACGACGGGGCGAAGTTCGTCGTCTCGGACGTCGGTGACGAGTGA
- a CDS encoding cellulase family glycosylhydrolase, which translates to MHRRRYLASLSASSMAAIAGCSSQRTDGPETAGPPRLTVEGRWVTDPDGNPVVLRGVSLADPVWSLEHAEKPEEEYWETFRLATDDDAGWHARVLRLPIEPNSISEAGMDAVVDALDRAVELAAERGVYLLVDYHASKRYDTSSIDRRLRSFWDRVAPRYADDTHVLYELFGAPTEPAAGGREAWRTWRDRARPWLSVVRDHAPDTPIVVGSPAWSSLTAYAAAEPFDHDGLLYSAHVYPSWEPRSWEATFGTPALEVPVFVTEWGYTGAEAAGSVTHLIGTAERWGEPFREWVDTHENVHWCAATFDTRRQPAMFDADWTLPDGDDNMGALVKAWLTDRRDDHRPGQETPLPSDEGSPPTPPESVRIVRVQETRATVRWERPQDPDGAVLQYRVTLDDREPTILRGSKRVVELSDLAPDQDYEVRVTAVDERGLESDPASARFSTLALSSPEAAIPRTPSAPSIGAEVDDAWTLAEPNAVDTLLWTDRRLEITATWRALWDENALYVLVDTDDPEGGTDVFAELYLDLDNSREEAYDGENDLQLGIHRGDEYMWQGYHSAPVTGVAEVATTETDRSWRVAFVVPWTEYDVRPIVGSRLGLDVHIGVRDGSERIAKVSWFDESDEAWENPQAFATVELGE; encoded by the coding sequence ATGCACCGCCGCCGGTATCTGGCGTCGCTCTCGGCTAGTTCGATGGCTGCGATCGCCGGCTGCTCGAGCCAGCGAACCGATGGTCCGGAGACGGCCGGACCGCCGCGGCTCACCGTCGAGGGGCGGTGGGTGACCGACCCGGACGGCAACCCGGTCGTCCTCCGCGGAGTGAGTCTCGCCGATCCCGTGTGGAGTCTCGAGCACGCCGAAAAGCCGGAGGAAGAGTACTGGGAGACGTTCCGACTCGCGACCGACGACGACGCCGGGTGGCACGCGCGGGTACTCCGGCTCCCGATCGAGCCCAACTCGATCAGCGAGGCCGGCATGGACGCCGTCGTCGACGCCCTCGATCGAGCGGTCGAACTCGCGGCCGAGCGAGGCGTCTATCTCCTCGTCGATTACCACGCGAGCAAACGTTACGACACGTCGTCGATCGATCGACGACTGCGCTCGTTCTGGGACCGCGTCGCCCCCCGGTACGCCGACGATACCCACGTCCTCTACGAACTGTTCGGCGCGCCGACCGAGCCGGCGGCCGGTGGCCGCGAGGCCTGGCGGACCTGGCGCGATCGTGCGCGTCCGTGGCTGTCCGTCGTACGCGATCACGCCCCGGACACGCCGATCGTCGTCGGCTCGCCGGCGTGGTCGTCGCTGACGGCATACGCCGCCGCGGAGCCGTTCGATCACGACGGACTGCTGTATTCGGCGCACGTCTACCCGTCCTGGGAGCCCCGCTCCTGGGAGGCGACGTTCGGTACGCCCGCCCTCGAGGTACCGGTGTTCGTGACCGAGTGGGGGTACACCGGCGCCGAGGCGGCGGGATCGGTGACCCACCTGATCGGCACCGCCGAGAGGTGGGGCGAGCCGTTCCGCGAGTGGGTCGACACCCACGAGAACGTCCACTGGTGTGCGGCGACGTTCGACACTCGCCGACAGCCGGCCATGTTCGACGCCGACTGGACCCTCCCCGACGGCGACGACAACATGGGCGCGCTGGTCAAGGCGTGGCTCACCGACAGACGCGACGACCACCGACCCGGTCAGGAGACGCCGCTTCCGTCCGACGAGGGGTCGCCGCCGACGCCCCCGGAATCGGTCAGGATCGTGCGCGTTCAGGAGACGAGGGCGACCGTGCGATGGGAGCGGCCGCAGGATCCGGACGGCGCCGTCCTCCAGTATCGGGTGACCCTCGACGATCGCGAGCCGACGATTCTGCGCGGGAGCAAACGGGTGGTGGAACTGTCCGACCTCGCTCCGGATCAGGACTACGAGGTGCGCGTGACGGCCGTCGACGAGCGCGGCCTCGAGTCTGACCCCGCGTCCGCCCGGTTCAGTACGCTCGCTCTTTCCAGTCCCGAGGCCGCGATTCCGCGGACGCCCTCGGCGCCGTCGATCGGTGCCGAGGTCGACGACGCGTGGACCCTCGCCGAGCCGAACGCGGTCGATACGCTTCTCTGGACCGATCGGCGCCTCGAGATAACGGCCACGTGGCGAGCACTGTGGGACGAGAACGCGCTGTACGTTCTCGTCGATACTGACGATCCCGAGGGCGGGACGGACGTCTTCGCGGAGCTCTATCTCGACCTCGATAACAGCCGCGAGGAAGCGTACGACGGGGAAAACGATCTTCAACTCGGTATCCATCGAGGCGACGAATACATGTGGCAAGGCTATCACTCGGCGCCGGTAACCGGGGTTGCGGAAGTCGCGACGACTGAGACCGATCGCAGCTGGCGTGTAGCATTTGTGGTCCCGTGGACGGAATACGACGTGCGGCCGATCGTCGGCTCCCGACTCGGACTGGACGTCCACATCGGCGTCAGGGACGGCAGCGAGCGAATCGCGAAAGTTAGCTGGTTCGACGAGAGCGACGAGGCGTGGGAGAACCCGCAGGCGTTCGCGACCGTCGAACTCGGCGAGTGA
- a CDS encoding LEA type 2 family protein codes for MDRRRAVLAVLAVIVLTGGTATYGVITADRPQVESVETEWGTVTDERTEVETRIGVDEPLVLRAGDAAANVSYTVSANDIVLASERDNRVRFDDAGRAVTVSTWIDNDEIPAWWASHVNRNETTTVRIDPDVVAAYGDIRLPADGMTQERTVRTDLLEPLRTNQTQRLRAYDRTVFVVDETDAEWGNATENRTPIDASATVTNPTRLPVPITEIGYTIRLNGIVVGEGVAAERTVIPADSTRTIDARAAIDNTELDDWWVTHLRNDETSTLSVEFNATLEYAGVQRTVPLEFLSYDRTFRTDLIGSMDRSGNESASDRNERQERS; via the coding sequence ATGGACCGTCGCAGAGCGGTGCTGGCGGTGCTCGCCGTGATCGTCCTGACCGGCGGGACCGCGACGTACGGCGTGATCACGGCCGATCGGCCGCAGGTCGAATCCGTCGAGACCGAGTGGGGGACCGTCACGGACGAGCGGACCGAAGTCGAAACCCGGATCGGCGTCGACGAGCCGCTGGTCCTCCGCGCCGGCGACGCCGCGGCGAACGTCTCGTACACCGTCTCGGCGAACGACATCGTGCTCGCGTCGGAGCGGGACAACCGCGTCCGATTCGACGACGCGGGACGCGCCGTTACCGTCTCGACGTGGATCGACAACGACGAGATCCCGGCGTGGTGGGCGTCCCACGTCAACCGAAACGAGACGACGACGGTGCGCATCGACCCCGACGTGGTCGCCGCCTACGGCGATATCCGGCTCCCCGCGGACGGAATGACGCAGGAACGGACCGTCCGGACGGACCTGCTCGAGCCGCTCCGGACGAATCAGACCCAACGGCTCCGGGCGTACGATCGGACGGTGTTCGTCGTCGACGAAACGGACGCCGAGTGGGGCAACGCGACCGAGAACCGAACGCCGATCGACGCGTCGGCGACGGTGACCAACCCGACCCGACTGCCGGTTCCGATCACGGAGATCGGCTACACGATCCGACTGAACGGAATCGTCGTCGGAGAGGGCGTCGCGGCCGAGCGGACCGTTATCCCGGCCGACAGTACGCGAACGATCGACGCCAGGGCGGCCATCGATAACACGGAGCTAGACGACTGGTGGGTCACGCATCTCCGGAACGACGAAACGTCGACCCTGTCGGTCGAATTTAATGCGACTCTCGAGTATGCCGGAGTCCAGCGGACGGTCCCGCTGGAGTTCCTCTCGTATGACCGCACCTTCCGGACGGATCTGATCGGGTCGATGGACAGGAGCGGAAACGAGTCCGCGAGCGATCGAAACGAACGGCAAGAACGGAGTTGA
- a CDS encoding helix-turn-helix transcriptional regulator: MNRPVSVVAVVLVVLCVAGLGVPTAMAGTGAASDPSPYAQSTAPTETQSQSAVAQSQDFDQTTFEITVHQNGSATWTIRHERRFEGENASEEQDAFEEFAEEFESEESDLYQRFINSSKAMAAGGAEQTDREMAATNFRRSARVEEQLGTTHGIVEMSFTWEGFARVDGGTVTVGDVFEDLYIADDQVIEVEAGDGLTFDRVDPEADAQYAGNSLENADTVRWSGEQQFLDGQPRAVFVRDGVAEGSAVTWQLAAAGLLALAVVVGAVWYHRRRTDDDDGPTPDAVAEPDDSEASAPAAAAATAATTERDVDDGPSEREAQSEPNPLTDEELLTDEDRVVKLIRENGGRMKQVNIVEETGWSKSKVSMLLSDMEEDGTISKLRVGRENIISLDGFEPEATKSPFEE, from the coding sequence ATGAACCGGCCGGTCTCCGTCGTCGCCGTCGTTCTCGTCGTCCTCTGTGTCGCCGGTCTCGGCGTCCCGACGGCGATGGCTGGGACGGGTGCCGCAAGCGATCCGTCGCCGTACGCACAGTCGACTGCGCCGACGGAGACGCAGTCACAGTCCGCGGTCGCTCAGTCCCAGGACTTCGATCAGACGACGTTCGAGATCACCGTCCACCAGAACGGGAGCGCGACGTGGACGATCCGCCACGAACGGCGGTTCGAGGGCGAGAACGCGTCCGAAGAGCAGGACGCGTTCGAGGAGTTCGCCGAGGAGTTCGAGTCCGAAGAGAGCGACCTCTACCAGCGATTTATTAACTCCTCGAAGGCCATGGCGGCCGGCGGCGCCGAGCAGACCGACCGCGAGATGGCGGCGACGAACTTCCGACGCTCCGCGAGAGTCGAAGAGCAGTTGGGCACAACGCACGGCATCGTCGAAATGTCGTTCACCTGGGAAGGGTTCGCCCGCGTCGACGGCGGGACCGTTACCGTCGGCGACGTCTTCGAAGACCTCTACATCGCGGATGATCAGGTAATCGAGGTCGAGGCCGGCGACGGTCTCACCTTCGATCGCGTCGATCCCGAAGCCGACGCTCAGTACGCCGGCAACTCGCTCGAGAACGCGGACACGGTTCGCTGGAGCGGCGAGCAGCAGTTTCTCGACGGGCAACCGCGAGCGGTGTTCGTACGGGACGGCGTCGCCGAAGGGAGCGCCGTGACGTGGCAACTCGCCGCGGCCGGCCTCCTCGCGTTGGCGGTCGTCGTCGGCGCCGTCTGGTATCACCGCCGACGGACCGACGACGACGACGGCCCGACGCCTGACGCAGTCGCAGAGCCGGACGATTCGGAGGCGTCGGCCCCAGCGGCGGCAGCCGCGACGGCCGCCACGACAGAGCGCGATGTCGACGACGGACCGTCGGAACGGGAGGCGCAATCGGAGCCCAATCCGCTCACCGACGAAGAACTGCTCACCGACGAGGACCGGGTCGTCAAACTCATCCGCGAGAACGGCGGCCGCATGAAGCAGGTCAACATCGTCGAAGAGACGGGCTGGTCGAAATCCAAGGTCAGCATGCTCCTCTCCGATATGGAAGAGGACGGGACGATCAGCAAACTCCGGGTCGGTCGGGAGAACATCATCAGCCTCGACGGGTTCGAACCCGAAGCCACCAAATCGCCCTTCGAGGAGTGA
- a CDS encoding MBL fold metallo-hydrolase has product MIANLAQGVQAFTSNVFLVDGERTVLVDAGANFDGVAAVRERVDDLDAVVLTHTHRDHVGNLEAVKDAFDVDAWGYDPSIDGVDRAIADEETVRLGDHEYVALHTPGHKNDHLCFYAESPGILFAGDLIFQNGSFGRTDLEEGDRETLIESLDRVRERIDPTLEEMHTGHGPSVTSDPYDHVELSAQMARQA; this is encoded by the coding sequence ATGATCGCCAATCTCGCGCAGGGCGTCCAGGCGTTTACGAGCAACGTCTTTCTCGTCGACGGCGAGCGGACCGTGTTAGTCGACGCGGGAGCGAACTTCGACGGCGTCGCGGCCGTCCGGGAACGGGTCGACGACCTCGACGCCGTCGTGCTCACGCACACCCACCGCGACCACGTCGGCAATCTCGAGGCGGTGAAAGACGCCTTCGACGTCGACGCGTGGGGGTACGACCCCTCGATCGACGGCGTCGACCGCGCGATCGCGGACGAGGAGACGGTCCGCCTGGGCGACCACGAGTACGTCGCGCTCCACACGCCCGGCCACAAGAACGACCACCTCTGCTTTTACGCCGAGAGCCCGGGCATCCTCTTCGCCGGCGACCTAATCTTCCAGAACGGGAGTTTCGGCCGGACGGATCTCGAGGAGGGGGACCGCGAAACCCTCATCGAGAGCCTCGATCGCGTCCGCGAGCGGATCGATCCGACCCTCGAGGAGATGCACACGGGCCACGGGCCGAGCGTGACGTCCGATCCGTACGATCACGTCGAACTCTCGGCGCAGATGGCGCGACAGGCCTGA
- a CDS encoding ABC transporter ATP-binding protein: MTELQLEGVTKRYGAGGSGSGDGAGDGDGTVALRNVDLTVRDGEFFTLVGPSGCGKTTTLRAIAGFEAPTDGTVRFDGEAVTDAAPEERDVGVVFQSYALFPHMSVAENVGYGLRYRESPAGTSADERVRELLELVDLEGTGDRDPDQLSGGQRQRVALARALAPEPDLLLLDEPMSALDARLRESLRRQLKRIQSRLDITTVYVTHDQAEALAISDRLAVMRDGRIEQIGSPREIYREPSTRFVAAFVGDNNVFDATVRGRDGDRTRVAVDGSDREFEVADVPAGAERVSFCVRPAALARDADANRFAVEIETSEFRGERVRTYGRWDGGSVVLQFDAETPLPSDPDGLDNGATATTDGGAEAVDDGGAETADDGDATINGDVVVGFAPTDAHVLETQSAEERR; encoded by the coding sequence GTGACCGAACTCCAACTCGAGGGCGTCACCAAGCGCTACGGTGCGGGCGGGAGCGGTTCGGGAGACGGAGCTGGGGACGGCGACGGCACCGTCGCGTTGCGGAACGTCGACCTGACCGTCCGCGACGGCGAGTTCTTCACGCTCGTCGGGCCGTCGGGCTGCGGGAAGACGACCACGCTCAGAGCGATCGCGGGGTTCGAAGCGCCGACCGACGGAACCGTCCGCTTCGACGGCGAGGCCGTCACCGACGCGGCGCCCGAGGAGCGCGACGTCGGCGTCGTCTTTCAGAGCTACGCGCTCTTTCCGCACATGAGCGTCGCCGAAAACGTCGGCTACGGGCTCCGATACCGGGAGTCGCCCGCGGGGACGAGCGCCGACGAGCGCGTCCGCGAACTGCTCGAGTTGGTCGACCTCGAGGGAACGGGCGATCGCGATCCCGATCAGCTGTCGGGCGGCCAGCGCCAGCGAGTCGCGCTGGCCCGCGCGCTCGCGCCCGAACCGGATCTCCTCCTGCTCGACGAGCCGATGAGCGCGCTCGACGCGCGGCTCCGGGAGTCGCTGCGCCGACAGCTCAAACGCATCCAGTCGCGACTCGATATCACGACCGTCTACGTCACCCACGACCAGGCGGAGGCGCTGGCGATCTCGGACCGCCTCGCGGTGATGCGCGACGGCCGGATCGAGCAGATCGGGAGCCCCCGGGAGATCTATCGCGAGCCGTCGACGCGATTCGTCGCCGCGTTCGTCGGCGACAACAACGTCTTCGACGCGACCGTGCGCGGCCGCGACGGCGACCGGACGCGGGTCGCCGTCGACGGCAGCGACCGCGAGTTCGAGGTCGCGGACGTCCCCGCGGGCGCGGAGCGCGTGAGCTTCTGCGTCCGACCGGCCGCGCTCGCTCGAGACGCCGACGCCAATCGGTTCGCCGTCGAGATCGAAACGAGCGAGTTCCGCGGCGAGCGCGTCCGAACGTACGGGCGGTGGGACGGCGGGTCGGTCGTCCTCCAGTTCGACGCCGAGACGCCACTTCCGTCGGATCCCGACGGTCTCGATAACGGGGCGACTGCGACGACCGACGGGGGTGCGGAGGCGGTGGACGATGGCGGTGCGGAGACGGCGGACGACGGCGATGCGACGATCAACGGAGACGTCGTGGTCGGATTCGCGCCGACGGACGCGCACGTACTGGAGACGCAGTCGGCAGAAGAGCGGCGTTAA